The proteins below are encoded in one region of Limnochorda pilosa:
- a CDS encoding DUF2933 domain-containing protein: MEVVWILLLLFCIGVHLFMMRGHGHAHGGDHARPHDAPRGERQPRETEPVETNDRRPSA; the protein is encoded by the coding sequence ATGGAAGTGGTCTGGATCCTGCTGCTCCTCTTCTGCATCGGGGTGCATCTCTTCATGATGCGAGGCCATGGGCACGCCCACGGGGGCGATCATGCAAGACCCCATGATGCCCCCCGCGGCGAGCGGCAGCCGCGCGAGACGGAACCTGTGGAGACCAACGACCGGCGCCCCTCGGCGTGA
- a CDS encoding cupredoxin domain-containing protein encodes MAQRSRARRGRSDQVQEHRGQRLGRARPLGFAAIVLAVLSAAFFFLRPIAGGPPAPGEGVRVDLSMAGFDPPRIEVQAGESVTLRLVNRDNRFHTDGGGWHQFAIDEMGIDVRVAPLQTQTVTLTPTRAGTVEFYCDICCGGRENPYMRGRLVVRG; translated from the coding sequence ATGGCACAGAGGAGTCGCGCCCGTCGAGGGCGATCAGATCAGGTCCAGGAACACAGAGGCCAGCGTCTGGGGCGAGCGAGGCCTCTCGGGTTCGCCGCGATCGTCCTTGCCGTCTTGAGTGCGGCCTTCTTCTTCCTGAGGCCTATCGCTGGCGGCCCGCCTGCGCCAGGAGAGGGCGTCAGGGTAGACCTTTCTATGGCTGGTTTTGACCCCCCGCGCATCGAGGTACAAGCCGGTGAATCGGTTACCCTGCGGCTCGTCAATCGCGACAATCGCTTCCACACGGATGGGGGTGGGTGGCACCAGTTTGCCATCGACGAGATGGGGATCGACGTGCGCGTCGCTCCTCTGCAGACGCAGACGGTCACGCTGACGCCCACCCGGGCCGGGACGGTCGAGTTCTACTGTGACATCTGCTGCGGTGGGCGTGAGAACCCGTACATGCGGGGGAGATTGGTGGTACGCGGATGA
- a CDS encoding NAD(P)/FAD-dependent oxidoreductase: MGSYDRRAPLKQILQAFVGRIGLPMPDRFHGGVLAYGLRDPVVGNLFVVGDAAGQCLPASGEGIRPSVEAAQICGYILAKVFRGYPLFRSSAAADRVERPGKPRGLGDRNALDRQLAEGRGREDGCQDRRAIEDQAKERKVARRCPEECSPGRRRARGTPLCGTLCGAPRLG, translated from the coding sequence GTGGGCAGCTACGATCGGCGGGCTCCGCTCAAGCAGATCCTTCAGGCCTTCGTGGGGCGCATCGGGCTCCCGATGCCCGACCGGTTCCACGGCGGCGTGCTGGCTTACGGGCTCAGGGATCCGGTCGTCGGCAACCTCTTCGTGGTGGGCGATGCGGCCGGCCAGTGCCTCCCGGCCTCGGGCGAGGGGATTCGTCCGTCCGTCGAGGCGGCTCAGATCTGCGGATACATTCTGGCCAAAGTGTTCCGGGGCTATCCGCTCTTCCGCTCTTCCGCCGCGGCGGACCGCGTAGAGCGGCCAGGAAAACCACGGGGGCTTGGTGATCGCAACGCCCTGGATAGGCAGCTCGCCGAGGGGCGCGGGCGCGAGGACGGCTGCCAAGACCGCCGCGCCATAGAGGATCAGGCCAAGGAAAGGAAGGTGGCGCGGCGATGCCCGGAAGAGTGCTCTCCCGGGCGTCGCCGCGCACGCGGTACGCCGTTGTGCGGGACTCTCTGTGGGGCGCCCCGCCTCGGCTAG
- a CDS encoding 4Fe-4S binding protein: MPFRFRVNGGRCFNCGVCVDVCPVATLDMTRPKRPGPEGTFTRETDGAKDWMMAFPIQTRSCIGCRICEIECPVLAITIEEVEAEPSYAERQGPIFSEPEERDAWIPLSTLTRAAARDRKNQQDPWPGRAWKTHAQARKRVGRFFRLHEGLESS, encoded by the coding sequence GTGCCATTTCGCTTCCGCGTCAACGGAGGACGTTGCTTCAACTGTGGCGTCTGCGTGGACGTCTGCCCCGTGGCCACGCTGGACATGACCCGGCCCAAGCGGCCGGGGCCGGAGGGCACCTTCACGCGCGAGACGGACGGCGCCAAGGACTGGATGATGGCCTTCCCGATCCAGACGAGATCGTGCATCGGCTGCAGGATCTGCGAGATCGAGTGTCCGGTCCTTGCCATCACCATCGAGGAGGTCGAAGCAGAGCCATCATACGCCGAACGCCAGGGTCCCATCTTCTCGGAGCCCGAAGAGAGGGACGCCTGGATTCCTCTCTCCACGCTGACCAGGGCGGCCGCCAGGGACCGGAAGAACCAGCAGGACCCGTGGCCCGGCCGCGCATGGAAGACCCATGCCCAGGCCAGGAAACGGGTTGGACGTTTCTTCCGCCTGCATGAGGGTCTGGAATCGTCATGA
- a CDS encoding peptidoglycan DD-metalloendopeptidase family protein produces the protein MSSRRMNVNRPMGAALLGLGLLALIAWGSWSPAPRAVEPVSESPSEAVPYPGDGTSAPREHDAIPPGISEPRVPRVLTPGATGADVSGLQRMLLSLGYEVEVTGRMDGPTAAAVRAFQASEGLAQDGIAGEETAAALERRLVRHAVRPGETLWELAAFFGTTVPHVKRLNGMRSDILRVGQEILLPVAGMGDLEVADGYTVRTGETLSSIARRLGTPVAELARANHLLSPDRIRAGQRIRIPGDSQRLPGTTGFVLDRPVQGRISSPFGWRTDPFESGRREFHEGVDIAVPRGTPIRAAADGRVTTAGSTGAYGLAVVLDHGGDVETLYGHNDHLEVRPGIQVARGEVIAHSGSTGRSTGPHLDFRVRVAGRYVDPTQYWR, from the coding sequence ATGTCCTCGCGCCGAATGAACGTGAACCGGCCCATGGGTGCTGCTTTGCTGGGACTCGGTCTGCTGGCTCTCATCGCCTGGGGGTCCTGGAGCCCTGCGCCGCGCGCGGTGGAACCGGTCTCCGAAAGCCCATCTGAGGCGGTCCCGTATCCGGGTGATGGGACGAGCGCCCCCCGCGAGCACGATGCGATCCCTCCGGGGATCTCGGAGCCGAGGGTCCCGCGCGTTCTCACGCCCGGGGCGACGGGAGCCGACGTCTCCGGGCTTCAGCGGATGCTGCTGAGCCTGGGGTACGAGGTGGAAGTCACCGGTCGCATGGACGGGCCGACGGCGGCCGCCGTGCGAGCGTTTCAAGCCAGCGAGGGGCTCGCGCAGGATGGCATCGCAGGCGAAGAAACCGCTGCCGCACTCGAACGCCGGCTGGTTCGCCACGCGGTGCGTCCGGGCGAGACGCTCTGGGAGCTGGCCGCTTTCTTCGGCACCACCGTCCCCCACGTGAAGCGGCTCAACGGGATGCGGTCGGACATCCTGCGCGTGGGGCAAGAGATCCTCCTGCCCGTGGCAGGGATGGGGGACCTGGAGGTGGCGGACGGATACACGGTGCGCACCGGGGAGACGTTGAGCAGCATCGCCCGCCGCCTGGGAACACCGGTTGCCGAGCTGGCCCGGGCCAACCACCTCCTCAGCCCGGACCGGATCCGCGCCGGTCAGCGGATTCGGATCCCGGGCGACTCGCAGCGCCTGCCCGGAACGACGGGCTTCGTCCTGGATCGACCCGTTCAAGGCCGGATCAGCTCGCCCTTCGGATGGCGCACGGATCCGTTTGAATCAGGAAGACGCGAATTCCACGAGGGGGTGGACATCGCCGTGCCTCGGGGCACCCCCATCCGTGCCGCCGCGGATGGGCGGGTGACGACTGCGGGGTCCACGGGAGCCTATGGCCTTGCCGTGGTCCTGGACCACGGCGGGGACGTGGAAACCCTGTACGGGCACAACGATCACCTGGAAGTGCGCCCGGGGATCCAGGTGGCCCGGGGTGAGGTGATCGCGCACTCGGGAAGCACCGGCCGATCCACCGGCCCGCACCTGGACTTCCGGGTGCGCGTCGCCGGGCGGTACGTCGATCCGACCCAGTACTGGAGGTGA
- a CDS encoding cytochrome c biogenesis CcdA family protein: MLDSPAIALPVVLAAGLVDGINPCAFTVLLLFTVTLLTGHGTAMGADTGAMRTRVLLLGGTFIWAIFLTYLALGVGLLRASGWLAQNHLGARLGALSAVFLGLWMMKDSFLPEWGPRLGAPAVLGDVLRRWGSRMSFVAMLVLGILVGACTVPCSGAVYLAVLSMLALRQEFARPYVYLVLYNVMFVVPLLVILVGASMGPTLRSLNRWNLHHREKMRLALGTGAVALGLFILATV; this comes from the coding sequence ATGCTTGACTCGCCGGCGATCGCCCTGCCCGTGGTCCTGGCCGCGGGGCTTGTGGATGGGATCAATCCCTGCGCGTTCACGGTGCTTCTGCTTTTCACGGTGACCCTACTGACCGGTCACGGAACCGCGATGGGCGCGGATACGGGAGCCATGCGGACCCGCGTTCTCCTGCTGGGTGGCACCTTCATCTGGGCCATCTTCCTCACCTACCTGGCGCTGGGGGTCGGCCTGCTCCGAGCCTCCGGATGGCTGGCACAGAATCACCTGGGCGCCCGCCTGGGCGCTCTCTCCGCCGTCTTCCTAGGTCTGTGGATGATGAAGGACTCCTTCCTACCGGAGTGGGGGCCTCGACTGGGGGCGCCGGCTGTGCTGGGCGACGTGCTCCGGCGCTGGGGCAGCCGAATGAGCTTTGTGGCCATGCTCGTGTTGGGGATCCTCGTGGGCGCGTGCACCGTCCCTTGCAGCGGGGCTGTCTACCTGGCAGTCCTCAGCATGCTGGCGTTGCGGCAGGAGTTCGCCCGACCCTACGTCTACCTGGTCCTCTACAACGTGATGTTCGTCGTGCCCCTCTTGGTCATCCTGGTTGGCGCCTCCATGGGCCCCACGCTGCGGAGTTTGAACCGCTGGAACCTGCACCACCGGGAGAAAATGCGGCTGGCCCTGGGCACCGGGGCAGTCGCCCTGGGCCTGTTCATCCTGGCTACGGTCTGA
- a CDS encoding cupredoxin domain-containing protein codes for MSTTQIVVDILTALAIGLVAWYFWFSRREGVEAAAANGVQEIQIKVKGGYDPDIITVKRGMPVRLLFHRMESSVCSEMVIFDKLNRSTRLPEGETVAVEFTPEQPGEIPFQCQMGMLRGKVVVR; via the coding sequence ATGAGCACGACCCAGATCGTCGTCGACATCCTGACCGCTCTGGCCATCGGGCTGGTGGCCTGGTACTTCTGGTTCTCTCGCCGGGAGGGCGTCGAGGCTGCGGCCGCCAACGGCGTCCAGGAGATCCAGATCAAGGTGAAGGGCGGTTACGATCCGGACATCATCACCGTGAAGCGAGGCATGCCCGTACGCCTCCTCTTCCACCGGATGGAGTCATCCGTGTGCAGTGAGATGGTGATCTTCGATAAGCTCAACCGCTCCACCAGGCTGCCCGAGGGCGAGACGGTGGCCGTCGAGTTCACCCCGGAGCAGCCCGGAGAGATCCCCTTCCAGTGCCAGATGGGGATGCTGCGAGGCAAGGTCGTGGTCCGCTGA
- a CDS encoding response regulator transcription factor, whose product MERDGGGFVVKTRVLIAEDHAFVREGTRRILEEQADCEVVAEAADGESAVELARRMRPDVALVDIRLPRLNGVEVTRRLRSTSPGTRVLILSAYDDDDYVFALMEAGAAGYLLKTAPAREVVEAVRSVAKGETVLHPAITQKIARLWSEGGSRPAPSPPRDEHPLTPREMEVLRLVAKGLRNMQIAEALHVSVRTVEGHLSSIFGKLGVTSRTGAVIYGAQHHWFTVSEEGDPRP is encoded by the coding sequence ATGGAGCGCGACGGGGGCGGTTTCGTGGTGAAGACGCGCGTCCTCATCGCCGAGGACCACGCGTTCGTGCGCGAGGGGACGCGGCGGATCCTCGAAGAGCAGGCCGACTGCGAGGTCGTCGCGGAAGCGGCTGACGGTGAGTCCGCCGTGGAGTTGGCGCGCCGAATGCGTCCCGACGTCGCGCTGGTGGACATCCGCCTTCCGCGGCTCAACGGGGTCGAGGTGACCCGCCGGCTTCGGAGCACCTCTCCCGGGACGCGCGTGCTCATCCTCAGCGCCTACGACGATGACGACTACGTCTTTGCCCTGATGGAAGCAGGCGCCGCCGGTTACCTCCTGAAGACCGCGCCCGCGCGGGAGGTCGTGGAGGCGGTCCGCTCCGTCGCCAAAGGCGAGACCGTACTCCATCCTGCCATCACCCAGAAGATCGCGCGCCTCTGGTCGGAGGGCGGCTCCCGCCCAGCGCCCTCCCCGCCCCGCGACGAGCACCCGCTCACGCCCCGGGAGATGGAGGTCCTCCGCCTGGTGGCCAAGGGCCTCCGCAACATGCAAATCGCCGAGGCGCTCCACGTGAGTGTGCGTACCGTGGAAGGCCACCTCAGCAGCATCTTCGGGAAACTGGGGGTCACCTCTCGCACCGGGGCAGTGATCTACGGCGCCCAGCACCACTGGTTCACCGTCTCCGAAGAGGGTGACCCGCGGCCATGA
- a CDS encoding PAS domain S-box protein, translated as METCRGTDVPAIARYRPRFHELRFWYVQALVILIAGAHNLIELAGQGTPMGPFYFVPDSLFFVPVVYAALNFGFPGSVATALWATVISTPNFVLWHTGLERWGVIFQIFIVNAVAVFVGRRVDLETQAREHAVRAGHALRASEARYRGLFETAGEAVMVIDAAGVVREANQVAGRLFGKSSADLRGVPLSALLDEETVAHILSEERARQAVRDVVLVCAEGREVHLRPVVTTFTENGNSRVTQVILRDVTEERRQEEGLRNYAGQILRAQEEERKRIAQELHDDTIQSLILVCRELDEMEERAREGPPDLSQRLHAVREETARIADSLRGFTGDLRPPVLDDLGLTPAVRRLVADLGQRAGVEARFEVRGKARRLPPDVELTLFRIAQEALRNAERHAQASRVRVRLDFSGETTVAVAVTDDGKGFHPPAQGGSLASGQFGLLGMEERSRLLGGSLEIGSGPNKGTTVRAVVPVRAPEFSSGPRPDQA; from the coding sequence TTGGAGACCTGTCGAGGGACAGACGTACCCGCGATCGCCCGCTATCGACCCCGCTTCCACGAGCTGCGCTTCTGGTACGTCCAGGCCCTGGTGATCCTCATCGCCGGGGCCCACAACCTCATCGAGCTGGCGGGCCAAGGTACGCCGATGGGCCCCTTCTACTTCGTTCCAGATTCGCTCTTCTTCGTCCCGGTCGTCTACGCGGCGCTCAACTTCGGCTTCCCGGGCTCCGTCGCCACGGCCCTCTGGGCCACGGTGATCAGTACCCCCAACTTCGTCCTCTGGCACACGGGGCTCGAGCGCTGGGGCGTCATCTTTCAGATCTTCATCGTCAACGCGGTGGCGGTCTTCGTCGGGCGCCGGGTTGACCTGGAGACCCAGGCGCGCGAGCACGCGGTGAGGGCGGGCCACGCGCTGCGGGCATCGGAGGCCCGTTACAGGGGGCTCTTCGAGACGGCCGGCGAAGCCGTCATGGTGATCGACGCCGCCGGGGTGGTGCGGGAGGCGAACCAGGTCGCCGGGAGGCTCTTCGGGAAGAGCTCCGCAGACTTGCGGGGAGTCCCTCTCTCCGCGCTGCTGGACGAGGAGACGGTGGCGCACATCCTGTCGGAGGAACGGGCCCGGCAGGCCGTGCGAGACGTGGTGCTCGTCTGTGCCGAGGGGCGGGAGGTGCACCTGAGACCCGTCGTCACCACCTTCACGGAGAACGGCAACTCTCGAGTCACCCAGGTGATCCTCCGCGACGTGACGGAGGAGCGCCGCCAGGAGGAAGGCCTGCGCAACTACGCCGGCCAGATCCTCAGAGCCCAGGAGGAGGAGCGGAAGCGCATCGCGCAGGAGCTGCACGACGATACGATCCAGTCCCTCATCCTCGTCTGCCGCGAGCTCGACGAGATGGAAGAACGGGCCCGAGAAGGCCCGCCCGACCTCTCCCAGCGGCTTCACGCCGTCCGGGAGGAAACCGCCCGGATCGCGGACTCCCTGCGCGGCTTCACCGGCGACCTGAGACCGCCGGTCCTGGACGACCTCGGCCTCACGCCGGCCGTTCGCCGGCTCGTGGCCGATCTCGGCCAGCGGGCCGGCGTGGAGGCGCGCTTCGAGGTGCGGGGGAAGGCCAGGCGACTCCCGCCTGACGTGGAGCTGACCTTGTTCAGGATCGCGCAGGAGGCCCTGCGGAACGCCGAGCGCCACGCCCAGGCGTCGAGGGTGCGGGTTCGGCTCGACTTCTCCGGCGAGACGACCGTGGCTGTCGCGGTGACCGACGACGGCAAGGGGTTCCACCCGCCGGCGCAGGGCGGCAGCCTGGCCAGCGGCCAGTTCGGCCTGCTCGGCATGGAGGAGCGTTCCCGGCTGCTGGGAGGATCCCTCGAGATCGGGTCCGGGCCCAACAAAGGCACAACGGTCCGAGCCGTGGTACCTGTTCGTGCCCCTGAATTCAGCTCAGGGCCACGTCCAGATCAAGCATGA
- a CDS encoding heavy-metal-associated domain-containing protein, which yields MSACEVRKVAEVRIGLGGMSCPSCAPTIERALGEIPGVGTASVNFTVEQATVRFDPERTETQAVVHVVEEMGYTARRARAWLKLGGMSGASCAQTPPRG from the coding sequence ATGTCTGCTTGCGAGGTGAGGAAGGTGGCGGAGGTTCGGATCGGACTCGGCGGCATGAGCTGCCCATCGTGCGCTCCTACGATCGAAAGGGCGCTTGGCGAGATTCCCGGGGTCGGCACAGCGTCCGTCAACTTCACCGTCGAGCAGGCGACGGTGCGCTTCGACCCCGAGCGCACGGAAACGCAAGCGGTCGTGCACGTCGTCGAAGAGATGGGGTATACGGCGAGGCGAGCGCGGGCGTGGTTGAAGTTGGGGGGCATGAGCGGCGCCTCATGCGCCCAGACGCCACCACGCGGGTAG
- a CDS encoding copper-translocating P-type ATPase — protein sequence MSAVGVETRAHVDEPVDTETAEHRREYRTLMAKFWFAAIVSVPVLLVAYPELPWLYVPYLFGDVSEGTVRLLWALSGLVTLPVLFYSGRQFFTGAWGAFKHHMADMNTLIALGTSAAWLYSTVATLVPSIFPEGTAVPFYDVTAVVTALVVLGQAIEVRARGQTSQAIRKLIGLQAKTARVLRDGREVDVSVDEVEVDDIVVVRPGEKIPVDGVIVEGQSAVDESMITGESLPVDKAVGDEVVGATMNTTGSFKFRATKVGKDTTLAQIVKMVQDAMGTKPPIARLADVISSYFVPSVMIIALAAFAIWFTFGPSPALAYAVVVAVTVLIIACPCAVGMAVPLSMVAGVGKGAEHGILIRHGEALQTSAALTTVVLDKTGTITKGKPELTDAVPAPGFDVPTLLHLAASADRPSEHPLAQAIVSGAAAQGADPSDPSSFNAIPGHGVEAVVDGRRVLLGNRKLMGREGIDTASVDEVVQRLQGEGKTAMYAAVDGRMAGVVAVADTVKEDSVEAIQVMKEMGLEVVMLTGDNERTARAIAAQVGVDRVLAEVLPEDKAMEVHKLKAGGKKVGMVGDGINDAPALVEADVGFAIGTGTDVAIEAADVTLMSGSLKGVAYAIEISRATMRNAKQSLAGAFLYNTAGIPIAAGVLFPFFGVLLSPLLAGAAMAASSVTVVSNANRLRFFKARSFREPAPAGHLGGASA from the coding sequence GTGTCTGCTGTAGGCGTGGAAACGCGGGCCCATGTCGACGAACCGGTCGACACGGAGACCGCGGAGCACCGGCGGGAGTACCGGACGCTCATGGCGAAGTTCTGGTTCGCCGCGATCGTCTCGGTTCCAGTGCTGCTGGTGGCGTACCCCGAGCTTCCGTGGCTTTATGTGCCCTACCTTTTCGGGGATGTGTCCGAGGGCACGGTTCGGCTCCTCTGGGCGCTTTCCGGTCTGGTGACGCTGCCGGTGCTCTTCTATTCGGGCCGGCAGTTCTTCACCGGGGCCTGGGGAGCTTTCAAGCACCACATGGCCGACATGAACACCCTCATCGCCCTGGGGACCAGCGCCGCGTGGCTCTACTCCACCGTGGCCACGCTGGTGCCCAGCATCTTTCCGGAGGGCACGGCCGTCCCCTTCTACGACGTGACAGCGGTGGTGACGGCGCTGGTGGTCCTCGGGCAGGCGATCGAGGTACGGGCCAGGGGGCAGACCAGCCAGGCCATCCGAAAGCTCATCGGGCTTCAGGCCAAGACGGCGCGGGTGCTCCGCGACGGGCGAGAGGTCGACGTCTCCGTGGACGAGGTCGAGGTGGACGACATCGTGGTGGTCCGCCCCGGCGAGAAGATCCCCGTCGACGGTGTCATCGTCGAGGGGCAATCCGCCGTGGACGAGTCGATGATCACGGGCGAGAGCCTGCCCGTGGACAAGGCCGTCGGAGACGAAGTGGTGGGCGCCACCATGAACACCACCGGAAGCTTCAAGTTCCGGGCCACCAAGGTGGGCAAGGACACGACGCTGGCCCAGATCGTGAAGATGGTCCAGGACGCCATGGGGACCAAGCCGCCCATCGCCCGCCTGGCCGACGTCATCTCCAGCTACTTCGTCCCCTCGGTGATGATCATCGCCCTCGCGGCCTTCGCCATCTGGTTCACCTTCGGACCCAGCCCGGCCCTGGCGTACGCGGTGGTGGTCGCGGTCACCGTGCTCATCATCGCCTGCCCCTGCGCCGTAGGCATGGCCGTGCCGCTGAGCATGGTGGCGGGCGTCGGCAAGGGCGCCGAGCACGGCATCCTCATCCGGCACGGCGAGGCGCTGCAGACGTCGGCCGCTTTGACGACGGTGGTGCTCGACAAGACCGGCACCATCACCAAGGGCAAGCCGGAGCTGACCGACGCCGTGCCCGCCCCGGGCTTCGACGTGCCCACCCTGCTTCACCTGGCCGCCAGCGCCGACCGGCCTTCGGAGCACCCCCTGGCCCAGGCCATCGTGTCCGGGGCCGCGGCCCAGGGCGCCGACCCCTCGGATCCGTCGTCCTTCAACGCCATCCCGGGCCACGGCGTCGAAGCGGTCGTGGACGGCCGGCGGGTGCTTCTCGGCAACCGGAAGCTGATGGGCCGCGAGGGGATCGACACCGCCTCGGTCGACGAGGTCGTCCAGCGCCTCCAGGGCGAAGGGAAGACAGCCATGTACGCCGCAGTCGACGGGCGCATGGCCGGTGTGGTGGCGGTCGCCGACACCGTGAAAGAGGATTCGGTTGAGGCGATCCAGGTCATGAAGGAGATGGGCCTCGAGGTGGTGATGCTCACGGGCGACAACGAGCGCACGGCCCGCGCCATCGCCGCCCAGGTGGGCGTCGACCGGGTGCTGGCCGAGGTGCTGCCCGAGGACAAGGCGATGGAGGTGCACAAGCTCAAGGCCGGGGGGAAGAAGGTCGGCATGGTGGGCGACGGCATCAACGACGCACCTGCCCTGGTGGAGGCCGACGTGGGCTTCGCGATCGGCACCGGGACCGACGTGGCCATCGAGGCTGCGGACGTGACGCTCATGAGCGGCAGCCTCAAGGGCGTCGCCTACGCCATCGAGATCTCCCGGGCCACCATGCGGAACGCCAAGCAGAGCCTGGCCGGAGCCTTCCTCTACAACACCGCGGGGATCCCGATCGCAGCCGGCGTCCTCTTCCCGTTCTTCGGCGTGCTGCTGTCGCCGCTCCTCGCCGGTGCTGCCATGGCGGCGTCGAGCGTCACGGTGGTCTCCAACGCGAACAGGCTGCGTTTCTTCAAGGCCAGGAGCTTCAGAGAGCCGGCGCCGGCCGGTCACCTGGGAGGTGCGAGCGCATGA